One Moorella sp. E308F genomic region harbors:
- a CDS encoding beta-ketoacyl-ACP synthase III encodes MPALLRPVGIVGTGSCLPERVLTNTELEQMVDTSDEWIRTRTGIRERRIADQDTAASDLAVPAAAKALAMAGLPAEAVDLIIVATVTPDTLFPATACLVQERLGVKGAAAFDLSAGCSGFIYALAAASQFIATGVYQTALVIGVEILSKIINWQDRSTCVLFGDGAGAVVLRAVPPGEGILGLHLGADGSGGSLLTLPAGGSRLPASSSTVEKHLHTIHMNGPEVFKFAVRVMGEASLKALEQAGLRKEEVDFLIPHQANMRIIEAATKRLGLAREKVYVNLDRYGNMSSASIPVALDEACREGRLKRGDKVVLVAFGAGLTWGAAVLSWSLTSPERS; translated from the coding sequence ATGCCAGCCCTATTAAGGCCCGTCGGTATTGTCGGGACGGGGTCCTGCCTGCCGGAACGCGTCCTGACCAATACCGAACTGGAGCAGATGGTGGATACAAGCGATGAATGGATTCGCACCCGGACCGGTATCCGGGAACGGCGGATAGCAGATCAGGATACAGCTGCTTCCGACCTGGCCGTCCCGGCGGCGGCAAAAGCCCTGGCCATGGCCGGGCTACCGGCAGAAGCTGTGGATTTAATTATTGTTGCTACCGTAACTCCTGATACCCTTTTTCCGGCTACGGCCTGCCTGGTTCAGGAGCGCCTGGGAGTTAAGGGCGCCGCCGCCTTTGACCTTTCAGCCGGCTGTAGCGGTTTTATCTATGCCCTGGCAGCCGCCAGCCAGTTTATAGCTACCGGGGTTTACCAGACGGCCCTGGTGATCGGTGTCGAGATTCTGAGTAAGATTATCAACTGGCAGGACCGCAGTACCTGCGTCCTCTTTGGGGACGGCGCCGGCGCTGTTGTCCTTAGGGCCGTGCCGCCGGGGGAAGGCATCCTGGGCCTGCACCTGGGAGCCGACGGCAGCGGGGGTTCCCTTCTCACCCTCCCGGCGGGGGGATCGCGCCTGCCGGCCAGTTCCAGTACCGTCGAGAAGCATCTGCATACCATCCATATGAACGGGCCGGAAGTGTTCAAATTTGCTGTACGGGTCATGGGAGAGGCTTCCCTGAAGGCCCTGGAGCAGGCGGGTTTAAGAAAAGAAGAGGTAGACTTTTTGATTCCCCACCAGGCCAACATGCGCATTATCGAAGCAGCCACCAAACGCCTGGGCCTGGCGCGGGAGAAGGTTTACGTCAATCTAGACCGTTATGGTAATATGTCCAGCGCTTCCATCCCGGTGGCCCTGGATGAAGCCTGCCGGGAAGGCAGGCTAAAGCGCGGCGATAAAGTAGTGCTGGTGGCCTTTGGCGCCGGCCTCACGTGGGGGGCCGCCGTATTGAGTTGGAGCCTGACAAGCCCGGAAAGGAGTTGA
- the plsX gene encoding phosphate acyltransferase PlsX — protein MQIAVDAMGGDHAPGEIVRGAVAAAREKIADIILVGDKRRLEPELNPLHPPANLEIVHTEQVVAMDEQPALALRRKREASIIVATRLVKEGRAAAVVSAGSTGAQMAAALLILGRSGKIQRPAIATIIPTLKGPKLLLDAGANVDCRPEHLYEFALMGNVYAARVMGIREPRVGLLNIGTEACKGNEQTLGAYNLLKDAPLNFIGNIEGRDILAGDTDVIVCDGFVGNVLLKFGEGMAQVLFTMIGREIKNSFRARLGAALVLPALRGLKKQVDYTEYGGAPLLGVQGVSIICHGSSNARAIKNAIKVAVRCVEQGLVTGLGQLPGLSGDGEVVKCQPY, from the coding sequence TTGCAAATAGCCGTTGATGCTATGGGGGGCGATCATGCTCCCGGGGAAATTGTCCGGGGAGCGGTGGCCGCTGCCAGGGAAAAGATAGCCGATATTATCCTGGTAGGAGATAAAAGGCGGTTGGAACCGGAACTTAACCCCTTACATCCCCCCGCCAATTTAGAAATTGTCCATACCGAACAGGTTGTGGCCATGGATGAACAGCCGGCCCTGGCATTGAGGCGCAAGCGGGAAGCGTCAATAATAGTCGCTACCCGTCTGGTCAAGGAAGGGCGGGCGGCAGCCGTTGTCTCGGCGGGTAGTACCGGGGCCCAGATGGCAGCAGCCCTCCTGATTTTAGGCCGCAGCGGCAAAATCCAGCGACCGGCCATTGCCACCATTATCCCTACCCTAAAAGGGCCCAAACTTTTACTCGACGCCGGGGCGAATGTCGACTGCCGGCCCGAACACCTCTATGAGTTTGCTTTAATGGGTAATGTTTATGCGGCCAGGGTAATGGGTATCCGCGAGCCCCGGGTGGGACTGCTCAATATCGGCACCGAAGCTTGCAAGGGAAATGAACAGACCCTGGGAGCTTATAACCTGTTAAAGGATGCGCCCTTAAACTTTATCGGCAATATTGAAGGCCGGGATATTTTAGCCGGCGACACGGATGTCATCGTCTGCGACGGGTTTGTAGGTAATGTTCTGTTGAAATTTGGTGAAGGGATGGCCCAGGTCCTCTTTACCATGATCGGTCGGGAAATTAAAAACAGCTTCCGGGCCAGGCTCGGGGCGGCTCTGGTATTACCTGCTTTACGAGGCTTGAAAAAACAAGTGGATTATACCGAATACGGCGGTGCTCCCCTCCTGGGCGTCCAGGGCGTTAGCATCATCTGCCACGGTAGTTCCAACGCCCGGGCCATAAAAAACGCCATCAAGGTCGCCGTTCGCTGTGTCGAACAGGGACTGGTAACAGGTTTGGGGCAGTTACCGGGTTTGAGCGGTGACGGGGAGGTAGTTAAATGCCAGCCCTATTAA
- the acpP gene encoding acyl carrier protein — protein MEVFEKIRAIVAEQLGVEEDEITMETSFEDLNADSLDIVELIMALEEEFDLEIPDEDAEKLTTVGAAVAYIKEHTSK, from the coding sequence GTGGAGGTTTTTGAAAAGATCAGGGCTATTGTGGCTGAACAGCTCGGGGTCGAGGAAGACGAAATTACGATGGAAACTTCCTTTGAAGATTTAAATGCCGATTCCCTGGATATCGTAGAACTTATCATGGCCCTGGAAGAGGAATTTGACCTGGAAATTCCCGACGAAGATGCTGAAAAGCTGACGACAGTAGGGGCCGCGGTAGCCTATATTAAAGAACATACCAGCAAGTAA
- the fabK gene encoding enoyl-[acyl-carrier-protein] reductase FabK, which produces MLRTALCDLLGISYPIIQGGMAWVATGELAAAVSAAGGLGIIGAGNAPPEAVRQEIRKVRERTDRPFGVNIYYMSPYVEELIDLVCAEKVPVVTTGAGNPGKHLPKLKAAGVKVIPVVASVALAKRLERLGVDALVAEGMECGGHIGEIATMPLVPQIVDAVHIPVIAAGGIADGRGLAAALALGAAGVQMGTRFICTEECTVHPNYKEAVLKAGDRDAVVTGMPGHYVRVLKNKLTRQFEELAARGASWEEMDRLGAGKLRAAVEGDAEYGSLMAGQSAALVREIKPAAAIIEEVMAEAEAIISRLGKLVR; this is translated from the coding sequence ATGCTGCGGACTGCCCTTTGCGATCTCCTGGGGATTTCCTATCCCATTATCCAGGGCGGTATGGCCTGGGTAGCTACCGGCGAGCTGGCGGCAGCAGTTTCCGCGGCCGGTGGTCTGGGGATTATTGGTGCCGGCAATGCGCCGCCGGAAGCAGTACGCCAGGAAATTCGCAAGGTACGGGAACGGACGGATCGTCCCTTCGGCGTTAATATTTACTATATGTCGCCCTATGTGGAAGAACTCATTGATCTGGTCTGCGCCGAAAAGGTGCCGGTGGTTACTACCGGTGCCGGCAATCCCGGCAAACACCTGCCCAAATTAAAGGCCGCCGGCGTTAAAGTAATCCCGGTAGTAGCTTCCGTGGCCCTGGCGAAAAGGCTGGAACGGCTGGGGGTGGATGCCCTGGTAGCCGAAGGCATGGAGTGCGGCGGCCATATCGGGGAAATCGCCACCATGCCCCTGGTGCCCCAGATTGTTGATGCCGTACATATTCCCGTAATTGCCGCCGGCGGTATTGCCGACGGCCGCGGCCTGGCGGCAGCCCTGGCCCTGGGGGCGGCCGGCGTACAGATGGGGACCCGCTTTATCTGCACCGAGGAGTGTACCGTCCATCCTAATTATAAAGAGGCCGTCTTAAAGGCCGGGGACCGGGACGCCGTCGTTACCGGCATGCCGGGGCACTATGTCCGGGTGCTGAAAAATAAATTAACCCGACAGTTTGAAGAGCTGGCCGCCAGGGGTGCCTCCTGGGAAGAGATGGACCGCCTGGGTGCCGGCAAGCTCCGGGCGGCGGTCGAAGGCGATGCGGAGTACGGCTCCCTCATGGCCGGCCAGAGTGCGGCCCTGGTGCGGGAAATCAAACCCGCAGCGGCGATAATTGAAGAAGTAATGGCGGAAGCAGAAGCGATCATCTCCCGCCTCGGCAAGCTGGTGAGGTAA
- the fabF gene encoding beta-ketoacyl-ACP synthase II, with protein MQKRVVITGLGAITPVGTGKDKFWQALVAGQPGIGPITRFDAGEMAVRFAGEVKDFDPGAFFDRKEARRMDRFTQYAVAAARMAVEDAKLDLEKEDRDRIGVIFATGIGGMETFEEQTRVLLEKGPNRVSPFFVPMMIANMAAGQISINLGVRGVNFTVVNACASGANAIGEAFRTLQRGDADVIITGGSEASVTPLTVAGFAAMKALSTRNEEPEKASRPFDRGRDGFVLGEGAGVMVLETLEHAAARGARIYAEVAGYGCTADAYHITAPAPDGAAASRAMALALQDAGLQPADIDYINAHGTSTELNDRQETLAIKKVFGDHAYRLAISSTKSMTGHLLGAAGAIELVATALTVYTGVIPPTINYEEPDPDCDLDYVPNVARERQVSAAISNSFGFGGHNVAVVLRKL; from the coding sequence TTGCAAAAGCGTGTCGTCATAACCGGCCTGGGAGCCATCACCCCCGTGGGTACCGGAAAAGATAAATTCTGGCAAGCCCTGGTGGCGGGACAGCCGGGCATTGGCCCCATTACCCGCTTTGATGCCGGGGAAATGGCCGTCCGTTTTGCCGGTGAAGTAAAAGATTTTGACCCGGGAGCCTTCTTTGATCGCAAAGAAGCCCGGCGCATGGATCGTTTTACCCAATATGCGGTAGCTGCAGCCCGCATGGCGGTAGAAGACGCAAAGCTCGACCTGGAAAAGGAGGACCGGGACCGGATAGGGGTTATCTTTGCCACGGGTATCGGTGGTATGGAAACCTTTGAAGAACAAACCCGGGTTCTCCTGGAAAAAGGCCCCAACCGGGTCAGCCCCTTTTTTGTCCCTATGATGATCGCCAATATGGCCGCCGGACAAATATCTATTAATTTAGGTGTCCGCGGGGTAAACTTTACGGTAGTCAATGCCTGCGCTTCCGGGGCCAATGCCATCGGCGAGGCCTTCCGCACCCTGCAGCGGGGCGATGCTGATGTAATTATCACCGGTGGCAGCGAGGCCAGTGTAACACCCCTGACCGTGGCCGGCTTTGCTGCCATGAAGGCGCTGTCTACCCGCAATGAAGAGCCGGAAAAGGCCAGCCGCCCCTTTGACCGCGGCCGGGACGGCTTTGTCCTGGGCGAGGGCGCGGGGGTAATGGTCCTGGAAACCCTGGAACATGCTGCAGCCCGGGGCGCCCGCATCTACGCGGAAGTGGCCGGCTATGGTTGCACGGCTGATGCCTATCATATTACGGCTCCGGCCCCCGATGGAGCAGCGGCCAGCCGCGCCATGGCCCTGGCCCTCCAGGATGCAGGTTTGCAGCCGGCGGATATCGATTACATCAATGCCCACGGTACTTCTACCGAGCTCAACGACCGCCAGGAAACCCTGGCCATTAAAAAAGTCTTTGGTGACCATGCCTACCGGCTGGCCATTAGTTCGACCAAGTCAATGACGGGCCATCTCCTGGGGGCTGCCGGGGCCATTGAGCTGGTGGCAACGGCTCTGACCGTTTACACCGGTGTCATCCCACCGACCATTAATTATGAAGAGCCCGACCCCGACTGCGACCTGGACTATGTACCCAATGTAGCCAGGGAGCGGCAGGTTAGCGCGGCTATTTCCAATTCCTTTGGCTTCGGTGGTCATAACGTCGCCGTCGTACTGCGCAAACTTTAG
- the rnc gene encoding ribonuclease III, giving the protein MDNKRREQLQQFLHRFHLDIDGLEGLNTALTHPTYAYEHQLPHDNQRLEFLGDAVLGLVITSYLYGEFPHLPEGDLTRMRAAIVCEASLAKVARQIELGELLLLGQGEENSGGRQRSSNLADALEAVIGSLYLAGGLKTARDFILQIFTPALEVLKDTSVIDSKSALQELIQKRGPDNVTYKILEEWGPDHAKHYKAGVFFQNRLLATGEGSSKKEAEQEAARAALALIKIQG; this is encoded by the coding sequence TTGGATAACAAAAGACGGGAGCAACTGCAGCAGTTTTTACACCGTTTTCACCTGGACATTGACGGACTGGAAGGTCTAAATACGGCCCTGACCCATCCGACCTACGCCTATGAACACCAGCTGCCCCACGACAACCAGCGGCTGGAGTTCCTGGGCGACGCCGTCCTGGGGCTGGTGATTACTTCCTATCTTTACGGGGAATTTCCCCACCTCCCGGAAGGGGATTTGACCCGCATGCGGGCGGCCATTGTCTGTGAGGCGAGTCTTGCTAAAGTTGCCCGGCAGATCGAACTGGGTGAATTGCTCCTTCTGGGGCAGGGAGAAGAAAACAGCGGCGGCCGCCAGCGCTCTTCCAACCTGGCCGATGCCCTGGAAGCAGTGATTGGGAGCCTCTACCTGGCCGGGGGGTTAAAAACGGCTCGGGATTTTATCCTGCAGATTTTTACCCCTGCCCTGGAGGTACTTAAAGATACCAGCGTCATTGACAGCAAGTCGGCCCTGCAGGAGTTGATCCAGAAGCGGGGACCGGACAATGTGACCTATAAAATTCTGGAAGAATGGGGGCCGGACCACGCCAAGCACTATAAGGCCGGCGTATTTTTCCAGAACCGCCTCCTGGCTACCGGCGAAGGGAGCAGCAAGAAAGAGGCCGAACAGGAAGCCGCCCGGGCCGCCCTGGCATTAATAAAGATCCAGGGATAA
- the fabG gene encoding 3-oxoacyl-[acyl-carrier-protein] reductase: MELQDQVAIVTGASRGIGRATALRLARAGARVVVNYVHQAEAAAEVVAAIEEGGGQAIAVAADVGDYEAARNLIQAALDHFGRLDILVNNAGIARDNLAARLKPEDWAAVLQTNLTGVFNCCQAALKPMLRQRQGRIINLTSVVGLRGNAGQVNYAAAKAGIIGFTKSLAKEVASRGILVNAVAPGFITTEMTAALNEAAREEFYRHIPLGRPGEPEEVAEVIFFLASPGARYITGQVLTVDGGLTLAL, encoded by the coding sequence ATGGAATTGCAGGATCAGGTAGCAATTGTCACCGGAGCCTCCCGGGGGATAGGCCGGGCTACGGCCCTGCGTCTGGCCAGGGCCGGTGCCAGGGTGGTGGTCAATTATGTCCACCAGGCTGAGGCGGCGGCAGAGGTAGTGGCCGCTATCGAGGAGGGCGGTGGCCAGGCCATTGCCGTTGCCGCTGATGTGGGCGATTACGAAGCGGCCAGGAATTTAATCCAGGCAGCCCTGGATCATTTCGGCCGGCTGGATATCCTGGTCAACAATGCCGGTATAGCCCGGGATAACCTGGCGGCCCGCTTGAAACCGGAAGATTGGGCTGCCGTTCTCCAGACCAACCTGACCGGAGTTTTCAATTGCTGCCAGGCCGCCTTGAAGCCAATGCTCCGCCAGCGCCAGGGACGGATTATTAACCTGACTTCGGTCGTAGGCTTGCGCGGTAATGCCGGCCAGGTGAATTATGCCGCAGCCAAGGCCGGGATTATCGGTTTTACCAAATCACTGGCTAAAGAGGTGGCCTCGCGGGGCATCCTGGTCAATGCCGTCGCTCCGGGTTTTATCACTACGGAAATGACAGCGGCTTTAAACGAGGCGGCCCGGGAAGAATTTTACCGCCATATACCCCTGGGGCGCCCCGGCGAGCCGGAGGAAGTAGCCGAGGTAATTTTTTTCCTGGCTTCGCCAGGGGCCAGGTATATTACCGGTCAGGTGCTTACTGTTGACGGGGGGTTAACTCTGGCCCTGTAA
- the smc gene encoding chromosome segregation protein SMC — protein MNLKVVEIQGFKTFVDRVKLEFGPGLTAIVGPNGSGKSNIVDAILWVLGEQSARTLRGARMDDVIFAGSEKRRPVGMAEVTLHLDNSDGSLPLAYQEIAVTRRFFRSGEGEYYINKVPCRLRDIQELFLDTGSGRGSLAIVGQGRLEEILSARPEERRAVLEEAAGIARYRWRKKEAEQRLESVEQDLLRLHDLIAELKEQLGPAAAEAVRARRYQKLSRILSLVELLLKAGEMEETRRRHRRSQERLQALAAALEEIKASEQQLQAKARELQEQQQRYLAERQHYQQELQSLRERLVSTRGEISLVREKLAELARQQEEDSNRQRQLEEEKAGLAAALAALTREREENNQEQARLEQEIIKGREKQEKLQAEARELAAAIEKVRNNLYQVAHERTGCHNELVRLEEKRAAIERLSEHKRRQLQEWQQEREHLLDHLRAGQEELQQLEEELKRLEEKKAGLEMEVQLKEEELAACEKELAGWKERQRALAVQLKVLRQSQADYEGFAEGVKFILQARSRGEAACAGVLGVVVEKLAVPAELTRAVEVALGGAAQQVLVRTAAEAEAVIQFLKARGRGRVTILPLAWLEPRRWPAWAGWVLKEPGVLGIAANLVQCEAEIRPAVEYLLGQVLIVADIRRALALGERLRPPVRLVTLEGEVIQPRGPVTGGVARQQGGYLQRRLAIQQGEAELANLANRIKQAREQQEELQKTLAGNRQEYHQVTEGLLTCRGRLHNLLQRLSERKEDLARLEEKIAVLEEELAQSTGGSLDLGKERAEKQELLERLADLEGQLNLQLSGLQERAAACQQQIASCRQELAVNEARLQALVNAREQLNLRERELARQQEKWQRQQEELAARRAPAAALENDLRANLEKLAGEEDRLQEACRQAMAILTRLEDETSARVGRQEELARELERLQAQKDKTLARRQQEEINLARLETTMAAGLAELEERFGPQWEAELQKPRPHLQKRAAAVRELIKERLVSLGEVNPGAIEAYERLKARVDELEQQKKDLEEGRAALHQVINEMERLMARQLKATLAAVQEHFAAIFQELFDGGEARLELTGSQDILTAGLEIVARPPGKKPQHLALLSGGEKALTVVAFIFALLKVKPSAFCIFDEVDTALDEANVERFARLLRQFAARTQFIVITHRQGTMAAADVLYGVTMTEQGVSRLVSVRLEQLPA, from the coding sequence ATGAATCTTAAAGTTGTGGAGATCCAGGGTTTCAAGACCTTTGTTGACCGGGTTAAACTGGAGTTTGGCCCCGGTTTAACGGCCATTGTCGGGCCTAACGGCAGCGGCAAAAGCAACATTGTCGATGCCATTCTCTGGGTCCTGGGCGAACAGAGCGCCAGGACTTTACGCGGGGCGCGCATGGACGACGTGATCTTCGCCGGTAGTGAAAAACGACGGCCGGTGGGTATGGCGGAAGTAACTTTACACCTCGATAACAGCGACGGCAGCCTGCCCCTGGCGTACCAGGAAATAGCCGTTACCCGGCGTTTTTTTCGTTCCGGCGAGGGCGAGTATTATATCAACAAAGTTCCCTGCCGGTTGCGGGATATCCAGGAGCTGTTCTTAGACACCGGTTCCGGCCGGGGGAGCCTGGCCATTGTCGGCCAGGGCCGCCTGGAAGAGATCCTCTCCGCCCGGCCGGAGGAGCGGCGGGCGGTGCTCGAGGAGGCGGCCGGTATTGCCCGCTACCGCTGGCGCAAAAAAGAAGCGGAGCAGCGCCTGGAAAGTGTCGAGCAAGATTTATTACGCTTACATGATTTAATCGCTGAGCTAAAGGAACAGCTGGGGCCGGCGGCGGCCGAAGCGGTCCGGGCGCGACGTTACCAGAAGTTAAGCCGGATTTTAAGCCTCGTGGAATTGCTCCTCAAGGCCGGGGAAATGGAAGAAACCAGGCGCCGCCACCGGCGCAGCCAGGAACGTTTACAGGCCCTGGCGGCCGCCCTGGAGGAAATAAAGGCTTCAGAACAGCAGCTCCAGGCAAAAGCCAGGGAACTGCAGGAACAGCAGCAGAGGTACCTGGCCGAGAGGCAACATTACCAGCAAGAACTCCAAAGTTTAAGGGAACGGCTGGTCAGTACCCGGGGGGAAATAAGCCTGGTCCGGGAAAAGCTGGCCGAACTGGCCCGGCAGCAGGAGGAAGATTCTAACCGGCAGCGGCAGCTGGAGGAGGAAAAAGCCGGTTTAGCAGCCGCCCTGGCCGCGCTGACCCGGGAAAGGGAGGAGAACAATCAGGAGCAAGCCCGGCTGGAGCAGGAGATAATAAAAGGCCGGGAGAAACAGGAAAAACTCCAGGCGGAAGCCCGGGAGCTGGCCGCAGCGATAGAAAAAGTAAGGAACAACCTCTATCAAGTAGCCCATGAACGGACCGGCTGTCATAATGAACTGGTGCGCCTGGAGGAAAAGCGGGCGGCTATAGAACGGCTATCAGAGCACAAACGGCGCCAGCTCCAGGAATGGCAACAGGAAAGGGAGCACTTACTGGATCACCTGCGAGCCGGGCAGGAAGAACTGCAGCAGCTGGAAGAGGAATTAAAAAGGCTGGAAGAGAAAAAAGCCGGCCTGGAAATGGAGGTGCAGCTAAAGGAGGAAGAACTCGCCGCCTGCGAAAAGGAACTGGCCGGCTGGAAAGAACGTCAACGTGCCCTGGCCGTACAATTAAAGGTTTTACGTCAATCCCAGGCCGACTATGAAGGTTTCGCCGAAGGCGTGAAGTTTATCCTGCAAGCCAGGAGCAGGGGCGAGGCTGCCTGTGCCGGTGTCCTGGGAGTAGTGGTGGAAAAGCTGGCGGTACCGGCCGAACTCACCCGGGCCGTAGAAGTAGCCCTGGGCGGGGCGGCCCAGCAGGTCCTGGTACGGACGGCGGCCGAAGCGGAAGCAGTTATCCAGTTCCTTAAAGCCCGGGGCCGGGGGCGGGTCACTATCTTACCCCTGGCCTGGCTGGAGCCGCGCCGGTGGCCGGCCTGGGCCGGTTGGGTTTTAAAAGAGCCCGGCGTCCTGGGGATAGCGGCCAATCTTGTCCAGTGCGAGGCGGAAATACGACCGGCGGTGGAATACCTCCTCGGACAGGTCCTGATCGTAGCCGACATCCGCCGCGCCCTGGCCCTGGGGGAGCGCCTGCGGCCGCCCGTGCGTCTGGTCACCCTGGAAGGGGAAGTAATCCAGCCCCGAGGACCTGTAACGGGCGGGGTGGCCAGGCAGCAGGGCGGTTATCTCCAGCGGCGCCTGGCTATCCAGCAGGGTGAGGCCGAACTGGCCAACCTGGCAAACAGAATAAAGCAGGCCCGGGAGCAGCAGGAAGAGCTGCAAAAAACGCTGGCCGGGAACCGGCAGGAGTACCACCAGGTGACGGAAGGGCTTCTTACCTGCCGGGGCCGGCTCCATAATCTACTGCAGCGCCTGAGCGAGCGGAAAGAAGACCTGGCCCGCCTGGAAGAAAAGATTGCTGTCCTTGAGGAAGAGCTGGCCCAGAGCACCGGCGGTTCCCTGGACCTGGGCAAAGAGCGGGCGGAAAAGCAAGAGCTTCTGGAACGGCTGGCAGACCTGGAAGGCCAGTTAAACCTCCAGTTGAGCGGCCTCCAGGAACGAGCGGCGGCTTGCCAGCAGCAGATCGCTTCCTGCCGGCAGGAACTGGCAGTCAATGAAGCCCGCCTCCAGGCATTGGTCAACGCCCGGGAACAGTTAAATCTCCGGGAAAGGGAACTGGCCCGGCAGCAGGAAAAATGGCAGCGGCAACAGGAAGAACTGGCTGCCCGCAGGGCGCCGGCAGCTGCCCTGGAAAATGACCTTAGAGCCAACCTGGAAAAGCTGGCCGGGGAAGAAGACCGGCTCCAGGAGGCCTGCCGGCAGGCCATGGCAATATTGACACGCCTGGAAGATGAAACCTCTGCCCGGGTTGGCAGGCAGGAAGAACTGGCCCGGGAACTGGAAAGGCTACAGGCGCAGAAAGATAAAACGCTCGCCCGCCGGCAGCAGGAAGAGATCAATTTAGCCCGCCTGGAAACGACCATGGCCGCCGGTCTCGCCGAGCTGGAGGAACGCTTTGGTCCCCAATGGGAAGCGGAATTGCAAAAACCCCGGCCTCACCTGCAAAAAAGAGCGGCGGCTGTACGGGAACTCATAAAGGAAAGGCTGGTAAGCTTAGGGGAAGTTAACCCCGGAGCCATTGAGGCTTACGAACGCTTAAAGGCCCGTGTTGATGAACTGGAGCAACAGAAAAAGGACCTGGAGGAAGGCCGGGCGGCCCTGCACCAGGTAATTAACGAGATGGAACGATTAATGGCCCGGCAGCTCAAAGCCACCCTGGCTGCCGTCCAGGAACACTTTGCCGCCATCTTCCAGGAACTTTTCGATGGCGGTGAAGCCCGCCTGGAGCTGACCGGCAGCCAGGATATCCTGACTGCCGGCCTGGAGATCGTTGCCCGGCCGCCGGGCAAGAAGCCCCAGCACCTGGCCCTTCTCTCGGGCGGGGAAAAGGCCCTGACGGTGGTAGCCTTTATCTTCGCTCTGTTAAAGGTCAAACCCAG
- the fabD gene encoding ACP S-malonyltransferase — MSGIVFVFPGQGSQYVGMGQELAERYPEAAAVFQEAEAALGWPVDKLCFTGPAEELTRTENTQPAVLTVSIACYRVLEAHGLKPGAVAGHSLGEYSALVAAGSLTFSEAVKLVAKRAQLMATAVPAGRGGMVAVLGLEAEKVAALCRQVKEGIAEAANFNAPGQVVVAGDREGLAALSSLAKEAGAKRVVPLQVSGPFHSSLMAPAARELAAVLNQVPLADPLVPLVSNVTAGYVYTAAQVRENLIKQVASPVRWEESIRRLLADGYRTFIEVGPGNVLSGLIKRIDRQATISQVENIQTLDKTLALLQEAK, encoded by the coding sequence ATGTCAGGCATAGTCTTTGTCTTCCCCGGCCAGGGGTCCCAGTATGTAGGTATGGGGCAGGAGCTGGCCGAACGGTATCCTGAGGCAGCTGCCGTCTTTCAAGAAGCGGAAGCCGCCCTGGGGTGGCCGGTGGATAAACTCTGCTTTACAGGGCCGGCGGAAGAACTCACCCGGACGGAAAACACCCAGCCGGCAGTGCTTACGGTAAGCATTGCCTGCTACCGCGTCCTGGAGGCCCACGGGCTCAAGCCCGGGGCAGTAGCCGGCCACAGCCTGGGGGAGTACAGCGCCCTGGTGGCAGCCGGCAGCCTTACCTTTAGCGAAGCAGTCAAGCTGGTGGCCAAACGGGCGCAGCTAATGGCCACGGCTGTACCGGCCGGCCGGGGCGGTATGGTGGCCGTGCTGGGCCTGGAAGCAGAAAAAGTAGCCGCCCTTTGCCGGCAGGTAAAGGAAGGCATAGCCGAAGCGGCGAACTTCAACGCCCCGGGCCAGGTGGTAGTTGCCGGTGACCGCGAGGGGCTTGCGGCCCTATCTTCCCTGGCTAAAGAAGCAGGAGCTAAAAGGGTAGTACCCCTCCAGGTGAGCGGCCCCTTCCATTCCAGCCTGATGGCACCGGCCGCCCGGGAACTGGCCGCTGTTTTAAACCAGGTTCCCCTGGCCGATCCCCTGGTGCCCCTGGTAAGCAATGTAACGGCCGGCTATGTTTACACAGCAGCCCAGGTCAGGGAGAATCTGATTAAGCAGGTAGCCAGCCCGGTGCGCTGGGAGGAGAGTATCCGCCGCCTGCTGGCCGATGGTTACCGCACTTTTATCGAAGTAGGACCGGGCAATGTTTTAAGCGGGCTCATCAAGCGCATCGACCGCCAGGCTACCATCAGCCAGGTAGAAAATATTCAGACGCTGGATAAAACCCTTGCTTTACTTCAGGAGGCTAAATAA
- a CDS encoding stage V sporulation protein S: protein MEVLKVSAQSNPKAVAGALAAVFRQYGKAEVQAVGAGAVNQAVKAIAIARGFIAPNGIDLVMIPAFTEININGEERTAIKFIVEPR, encoded by the coding sequence ATGGAGGTCCTAAAGGTTTCGGCCCAGTCCAATCCTAAAGCCGTAGCTGGAGCCCTGGCAGCCGTATTCCGTCAATACGGCAAGGCCGAAGTCCAGGCCGTTGGGGCAGGAGCTGTTAACCAGGCCGTCAAGGCCATAGCCATTGCCCGGGGTTTTATTGCCCCCAATGGTATCGACCTGGTAATGATTCCTGCTTTTACCGAAATTAATATCAATGGTGAAGAAAGAACCGCAATTAAATTTATTGTCGAACCCCGCTAA